In Desulfurobacterium indicum, the genomic window GACGGATAGTGAAAATCCGTCAAAGTTTACAGGTGGTTCAAAGGTGTTAGTTGAAGGGCTTATCTCACCTAAAGAGGCTCTTTTTATTGCCTACGCTTCTGGTATTCTTGCCGTTTTGTTGGGACTTGTTTTTGTCTTTAAATATAGATTTTCGTGGAATTTCTATTTTCTCTGTTTTGTTCTATTCCTTATTGCTTACGGTTACACAGGTTGGCCTTTTAAGTTTGCATACCGTGGACTTGGAGAGGTAGTTTTAGCTTTTACCAATGCGATTGCTCCGACGCTTATAGCTTACATGTTTCAAACGAGACATTTTTCCTGGCTTCCAGTTGTTATGGCGCTTCCTTACATGATTTCCGTTTTTGCGCAGAAGATTTTAAGAGAGTTTCCCGATTATGAACCGGATAAAAGGGCAGGTAAGAGAAATCTCGTTGTGAGATTTGGAAAAGATGTTATGGCCAATGTTTATATAGTTTCGCTTTATTTTTATCTTGTTTCACTTATTTTTTGTGCGGTTTATCTTTTACATTTAGGACTTTCTATAGTTGTTACTGTTCCTATTGCTTATCTGTTCATTTCTGCCTATAACTTGATCAACATCGCAAAAAGTAAGGTCGATTTTTATAATGATTATGAGATTTTAAGACAGATGAACGGCAAGGGTTTTAAGTTGATGTTTGATACAAATATTGTTCTTATTATTGTTTTAGGTATGGATCTTTTGATAAAGGCGGTGAGAGGTTAACCCTCTCATCCGCTTATTGAGTAAGCTTTATCCGATTCTTTTATTAGCTTTTTCAGTTCTGTTTCGATTTCAACAGAGCCTTTCTTCCCTATAAATCTTAGTCTGTTTGCATATACGAAGAATTGTCTTAGCATGATTAAGAATGCATACATACCTTTTTCAGTGGTATAGACGTTCCCCCTTTCTTCCGTTACCATACCCATCAGTTTTACAAATTTAGATTCCCACCATAGTCCCCTTTCATATTCTACACCGAATCTCTCTCTGAACTTCTCTTTATTCAATCTTCTGC contains:
- a CDS encoding prenyltransferase translates to MTVAEKFKAFIRLSKPFKFLTMVYPFLLGTVVAIWDEKRIDVGLFLVSFSILMLAVECVYVQNDVADLKTDSENPSKFTGGSKVLVEGLISPKEALFIAYASGILAVLLGLVFVFKYRFSWNFYFLCFVLFLIAYGYTGWPFKFAYRGLGEVVLAFTNAIAPTLIAYMFQTRHFSWLPVVMALPYMISVFAQKILREFPDYEPDKRAGKRNLVVRFGKDVMANVYIVSLYFYLVSLIFCAVYLLHLGLSIVVTVPIAYLFISAYNLINIAKSKVDFYNDYEILRQMNGKGFKLMFDTNIVLIIVLGMDLLIKAVRG